In a genomic window of Punica granatum isolate Tunisia-2019 chromosome 6, ASM765513v2, whole genome shotgun sequence:
- the LOC116210798 gene encoding cell division control protein 48 homolog B has product MAVSSGSSSCSGVYSNGKAEKSEPESVRWRAEEAIGGNREALEALRELISFPVLYSREARKLGLKWPGGLLLYGPPGTGKTSLVRAVVRECNAQLTIISPHSVHKAHAGESEKILREAFSEASAQAKSGKPSVIFIDEIDVLCPRRDSRREQDVRLAAQLFTLMDSSRSSSIPGAQVIVVASTNRVDAVDPALRRSGRFDAEIEVTTPSEGERFQILQLYTKKLPLDSSVKLKSLAASCNGYVGADLEALCREATRSALKRSSNDDSNESELLLTFEDWECARSVVGPSITRGVTVEVPKVSWEDIGGLKDLKKKLQQAVEWPIKHPAAFSRLGISPIRGVLLHGPPGCSKTTLAKAVAHAAQASFFSLSGAELYSMYVGEGEALLRNTFRRARLAAPSIIFFDEADVVAGKRGGKSSSNISVGERLLSTLLTEMDGLEQAKGILVLAATNRPQAIDAALLRPGRFDLLLYVPPPDIESRYEILRVHTRNMEIASDVDLRKLAEETELFTGAELEGLCREAGIVALREDIHASSVRNRHFQAVRQSLKPALTKAEIDSYALFLKASPLSKNSMSPMRECKADSGSDDRKRRNYMVPLSPVKVVAAGLLLVTVAAKYILGNADQKTPGMATT; this is encoded by the exons ATGGCGGTCAGCAGCGGTAGCAGTAGCTGCAGCGGGGTGTATTCGAACGGGAAGGCCGAGAAGAGTGAACCGGAGAGTGTCCGATGGAGGGCTGAAGAAGCCATCGGCGGCAACCGGGAGGCACTCGAAGCTCTCAGGGAGCTCATCAGCTTCCCTGTTCTCTACTCGCGTGAAGCTCGGAAGCTCGGACTCAAG TGGCCGGGAGGTTTGCTTCTGTACGGACCGCCGGGGACTGGAAAG ACAAGCTTGGTGCGGGCAGTTGTCCGAGAATGTAATGCGCAACTGACCATTATCAG TCCACATTCTGTTCACAAAGCACATGCTGGAGAGAGTGAGAAGATACTGCGAGAGGCTTTCTCAGAGGCGTCTGCCCAAGCAAAGTCGGGCAAGCCGTCGGTTATCTTCATAGATGAAATAGATGTGCTTTGTCCTCGTCGTGACTCTAG AAGAGAACAAGATGTTCGCTTGGCAGCTCAGCTTTTTACACTTATGGACTCAAGTAGGTCATCATCAATACCTGGAGCACAGGTTATAGTGGTTGCCTCAACTAACAG AGTGGATGCAGTTGACCCTGCTCTAAGAAGGTCAGGACGCTTTGATGCTGAAATAGAAGTTACCACACCCTCTGAAGGAGAGCGCTTTCAAATTCTCCAG CTTTACACGAAGAAACTTCCTTTGGATTCTTCTGTCAAGTTGAAATCCTTAGCCGCATCGTGCAACGGCTACGTTGGAGCTGATTTGGAAGCTCTATGTCGTGAAGCCACGAGGTCGGCTCTTAAAAGATCTTCAAATGATGATTCGAATGAAAGTGAGCTTCTTCTAACATTCGAAGATTGGGAGTGTGCTCGATCTGTTGTGGGCCCAAGCATTACAAGGGGCGTCACTGTTGAGGTCCCAAAAGTTTCATGGGAAGATATAGGAGGACTGAAAGATTTGAAG AAAAAGCTTCAGCAAGCTGTCGAGTGGCCTATTAAACATCCTGCTGCATTTTCAAGACTGGGAATATCACCAATTCGTGGGGTACTTTTACATGGACCTCCTGGATGCTCAAAAACTACTCTGGCTAAAGCCGTGGCCCATGCTGCCCAAGCTTCCTTTTTCTCGTTGAG TGGTGCAGAATTGTATTCAATGTATGTTGGAGAGGGAGAAGCACTGTTGCGCAATACATTCCGTAGAGCTCGGCTTGCAGCACCAAGCATAATATTCTTTGATGAGGCTGACGTTGTTGCTGGAAAGCG TGGTGGGAAATCAAGTAGCAACATTTCAGTAGGAGAGAGGCTACTGTCTACTTTGCTAACCGAAATGGATGGTTTAGAGCAGGCAAAG GGAATCCTTGTGTTGGCCGCCACAAATCGTCCTCAGGCTATTGATGCTGCTCTTCTGCGCCCTGGACGGTTCGATTTG TTGCTCTATGTTCCTCCACCCGACATAGAATCCCGCTATGAGATCCTCCGTGTTCACACCAGGAACATGGAAATAGCGAGCGATGTCGACCTCAGAAAATTAGCCGAAGAGACTGAACTATTCACAGGGGCTGAGTTGGAGGGCCTATGCCGAGAAGCTGGAATCGTCGCCCTGAGAGAAGATATACACGCATCATCTGTTCGCAATCGCCACTTTCAGGCAGTGAGGCAGTCGCTGAAGCCCGCACTGACAAAAGCAGAAATCGACTCCTATGCTTTGTTTCTGAAGGCAAGCCCCTTATCTAAGAACTCTATGAGCCCAATGAGGGAATGTAAAGCGGACAGTGGCAGTGATGATCGGAAGAGAAGGAATTACATGGTCCCGCTTTCTCCGGTGAAAGTAGTTGCAGCGGGTCTTCTTTTAGTCACGGTTGCTGCAAAATAcattctcgggaatgcagatCAAAAAACCCCCGGAATGGCCACTACATGA